GACATGCTCCTGTGGTTCGCCTTTCTCACCATCATCCTCGTGGTCGCGGTGTTCGCCCTCGTGGTGGGCATCGTCCTGAACGCCTACCCGCAGGCGGCGACCGCCAGCCTCGTCTACATCCTCCTCGCGCTCGTGTTCGGCGTGTACCTCTACCAGTTCGACGCACCGTTCATTCCGGGGACGATCGCCTTCGTCGCGGCCGTCTTCGCCGGCGTCTGGGTCGGGATCCAGTACCCCATCGCGCTGTTCCCGGCGGTCGAGGGCGTCTCCTATCCCGCGGGGACCGTGGTACTCCTCGAGTTCCTCGGTGACGGGGCCTGGCTCCCCGGGGCCGTCGCGAGCGCCGACGCCGTCCTGCAACCGAACGTCGCGGCGTGGGTGCCGGTCATCCTGATCTACGCAGCGCTGGCCAGCGGGCTCCCCGTCTGGATCCTGCTCCAGCCTCGGGACTACCTCTCGTCGTTCCTGCTGTACGCGGGCGTCGGCGGGGCGCTGCTGGCGATCGTCGTCGGCACGATCTTCGGCACGTCGGCGGAGCCGCTCGTCGTCGCCGACAGCATCCAGCCGTTCACGGGCTTCCTCGGCGTCGACGCGGTGTCGCCGTACCCACTGTTCCCGCTGCTGTTCGTCACTATCGCCTGTGGCACTATCAGCGGGTTCCACTCGCTGGTGTCCTCGGGGACGACGGCGAAACAGTTGAACAAGGAGAGCGACGCACGCCTGATCGGGTACGGCGGTATGCTCGGTGAAGGGCTGCTGGCCGCGACGGCGCTGTCGACGCTCGCGGTCGCCGGCATCGCCTCCGACGCGGCGGGCGGCGGTATCGGCGGCGCGCTCCCGAACTTCGCGGCCGGCGGCGCGACCATCCTGACGAGTTTCAACATTCCGGTCGCCTACGGCGGTCCCTTCATGGCGCTGGTGCTCGTGAGCTTCCTGCTCACCTCGACCGACACGGCCGCCCGCCTCGGCCGCTACATGATGGAGGAGATCGTCGGTACGGAGGGCAGCGGGACCGAGACCGGCTTCGCCGGCGGCCTCGACTCGTTCGCCCGGGGACGGTACACCAACCCGCTCGTCCAGATCGTCCTCGCGTACGCGCTGGTCGTCTCCGGCGAGTGGGCGACGCTGTGGGCGCTGTTCGGCGGCGCGAACCAGTTGCTCGCCGCGCTCGCCCTGCTCACGGGCACCGTCTGGCTCGCCAACTGGGAGGGATCCAAACAGCTCGTCAGCACCGGCGTTCCCATGGCGATCATGGTCGTGATCACCGTGCTGGCGTTGCTGTGGCTGGCGTTCTACGAGAACCTCTTCAACGCTCTCGTTCAGGGCGGTGCCACGGGGCTCGGCGGTCAGATATCGTCGGTCGTCCAGATGGTACTCGCGCTCGTCCTCGTCTACCTGGCGCTGTCGCTGGTCCGGATCGGCTACCGGAACATCTCGGAAGTGCGCCGCACCGGCGGCGCTGCCCCCGAACCCGGCGACGACTGACGGGACCCGTCCTTCCGTTTTCCGGTTACGTCCAGAACCGCTTCGCCAGCCGCGAGAAGAATCCTTCGGGCTCTCGCTCGACCGTCTCCCACAGCGTGAACGCCTCGGCCAGATCCGCTTCCGTACTCGCCACGAGGGCCTCGCGCTCGGGTGCGGCTACGATCAGGTGGATTTCGTAGTGGCCGTAGTACCCCAGCTTCAGGAGCGTGCGCTCACGGAATCCGTCGACGTGGGTCCGCACGTCCTCGGGGATAGCGTCGGCGACGAGGACGAACGTGAAGTTCGTCTCGAAGTGTTCCTCGTCGGCCTCGATCCAGTCTCCGGCGAGGTCGTGGCCCAGTTCGACGAGTCGGTTCAGGTCCGCGACGGTCGGGCGGTCGACGCGGCGGGCGAACACGTGCTCGCGGCTCTCGTGGTCGGCGTAACTCAACGCGGGGTGGAGGAACTGCTTCTGGTTCCGGACGCGTAACTCGCCGCGGAGGTCGAAGGACTCCTCACGGACGGTCACGTCACGGTCGAGGTCGTAGCTGTACATGAGCCGGTCGCTCACGCGGTCGAGATACTCGTCGTCCCACGTCGGCACCTGCTCGCGGATCTCCGCGGGCAACTCCTCGGCCGCGGCCGACCCGTCCTCGGCCGTCCCGCCGTCGGCCACCACGTCACTGGAGTCCGGGTCACCGACACGATATTCCATATCCACTGATATCGCATCGCCGGTAAAAGTTCGTCGCCGGATTCGACGAGTCCAGACGACGAGGAAACCGGCGGCATCGTTATGCGCCTGTGGGCGCAAGCGACGATCATGAGCGACGATCGACCGACAGAGGCCTGCGGCCGGTGTTCGATGACGACCGTCGTCGACGCCGCGAACGCCGACGGCGAGTCCGACCGCACGGACCCGTTCGCGGACGACCGTATCGAGGTATCGGAGTCGTCCATCCGACGGGTCTCGCCGGTCGCGTGGACGCGGCGGGCCACGGCCCGACTGAACGCTGTCGTGGAGCGGCTGACGTACGGCCGCTGATCAGTTTCGACCCACCAGCAGGTACGTCACCGCGAACAGGATGGCCGCCAGGGTGGCGACGTTGACGAGCGTGAACTCGTACGCGCCCACGAAGGCCAGCCCCCACGTGACGACGAGCGCGAACAACGTCGAGAGGATCGCGTTCATCGCCAACAGGACCCGGGGGTCGCCGCTGGAACCGCTCGCGCCCTCCTCGAACCCCTCGTGGTCCGCGTCGTCGCGATTCTCGTCGGCCATGCTCCACAGAGGGAGTGACCGCCACTTATCTCTTTTCGGCAGCAATCGACGGGGCCCGGTACTGACGGTGCCAGAGAGACCGCCTCGTGTACTCCGGACGCCGAGAGAACTAAGCCGGTATAGACGAGAGTTAGCACCATGGGAATAATGGACACGGTCACCGGGATGCGCTCTCCGGACAGGAAGGCCGGA
This Halorientalis sp. IM1011 DNA region includes the following protein-coding sequences:
- a CDS encoding carbon starvation protein A, coding for MVQVIWIVAAVLVTFTVGYVGYSRYLSRFVDLDDSRETPAHKYEDGQEYVPAKKPVLLGHHFSSIAGGAPIVGPITAGAIWGWVPALAWVAIGNPLMGAVHDFISLSGSMRHEGKSIGYIIGEYVGERGKDMLLWFAFLTIILVVAVFALVVGIVLNAYPQAATASLVYILLALVFGVYLYQFDAPFIPGTIAFVAAVFAGVWVGIQYPIALFPAVEGVSYPAGTVVLLEFLGDGAWLPGAVASADAVLQPNVAAWVPVILIYAALASGLPVWILLQPRDYLSSFLLYAGVGGALLAIVVGTIFGTSAEPLVVADSIQPFTGFLGVDAVSPYPLFPLLFVTIACGTISGFHSLVSSGTTAKQLNKESDARLIGYGGMLGEGLLAATALSTLAVAGIASDAAGGGIGGALPNFAAGGATILTSFNIPVAYGGPFMALVLVSFLLTSTDTAARLGRYMMEEIVGTEGSGTETGFAGGLDSFARGRYTNPLVQIVLAYALVVSGEWATLWALFGGANQLLAALALLTGTVWLANWEGSKQLVSTGVPMAIMVVITVLALLWLAFYENLFNALVQGGATGLGGQISSVVQMVLALVLVYLALSLVRIGYRNISEVRRTGGAAPEPGDD